In a single window of the Leptidea sinapis chromosome 47, ilLepSina1.1, whole genome shotgun sequence genome:
- the LOC126978171 gene encoding probable protein phosphatase 2C T23F11.1 isoform X1 — translation MFGGARLIRVMGQTLSEPVTEKQSSTCQDSRYLVGSSCMQGWRVSMDDSHTHILSLPDDPGTAFFAVYDGHGGANIAEYAGKHLHKFITARPEYHLGNIEEAMKQGFLDLDQAMLEGNMQDKVAGSTAVVVLIKDNMLYCANVGDSRAVASVRGTAESLSYDHKPNNKEELERITAGGGWVQLNRVNGNLALSRAFGDYIFKKNLRLSPRDQIVTAYPDVQVRQLTDDWEFIVIACDGIWEVVTNEEVVQFCRVRLLSGWEPAAVCEALMQRCLAPNCLTGGLGCDNMTVVIVCIAPFPTPDMLMSLPAEQMLNDKFMTNMDDLLYVEDEEEDLK, via the exons ATGTTTGGCGGGGCGCGACTCATAAG AGTAATGGGTCAGACTTTATCAGAGCCAGTGACCGAGAAGCAATCATCGACATGCCAGGACTCCCGCTACCTCGTTGGGTCCTCGTGTATGCAAGGATGGAGGGTGTCCATGGATGACTCTCACACTCACATTCTTTCACTACCCGATGACCCTGGCACTGCCTTCTTTGCCGTCTACGATGGACACGGAG gAGCAAATATTGCCGAATATGCTGGCaaacatttacacaaatttatAACCGCAAGGCCGGAATACCATTTAGGAAATATAGAAGAGGCTATGAAACAG GGATTCTTGGACCTCGACCAGGCAATGTTAGAAGGGAATATGCAAGACAAAGTCGCGGGCAGTACAGCTGTGGTGGTGTTGATAAAGGATAACATGCTGTATTGTGCTAATGTGGGGGACTCCAGGGCGGTCGCTAGTGTCAGAGGGACT GCGGAATCGTTATCATACGACCACAAGCCGAATAACAAAGAGGAGTTGGAGAGGATCACAGCCGGTGGTGGATGGGTTCAGCTAAACCGGGTCAACGGAAACTTGGCCCTCTCGAGGGCGTTTGGTGATTATATATTCAAGAAGAATTTAAGACTATCTCCAAGGGACCAGATTGTCACCG CATATCCTGATGTTCAAGTGCGGCAGCTGACTGATGATTGGGAATTTATAGTGATCGCCTGCGACGGCATCTGGGAGGTTGTGACTAACGAG GAAGTGGTACAGTTCTGCCGCGTTCGATTACTGAGTGGATGGGAGCCGGCTGCGGTCTGCGAGGCCCTGATGCAGCGCTGCCTCGCTCCGAATTGCCTCACCGGTGGTCTGGGCTGCGACAATATGACGGTGGTGATTGTGTGCATTGCGCCTTTCCCCACGCCCGATATGTTG ATGTCTTTGCCCGCTGAACAAATGCTGAATGATAAATTTATGACCAATATGGACGATCTGCTGTACGTAGAAGATGAAGAGGAAGACCTAAAGTGA
- the LOC126978171 gene encoding probable protein phosphatase 2C T23F11.1 isoform X2: protein MGQTLSEPVTEKQSSTCQDSRYLVGSSCMQGWRVSMDDSHTHILSLPDDPGTAFFAVYDGHGGANIAEYAGKHLHKFITARPEYHLGNIEEAMKQGFLDLDQAMLEGNMQDKVAGSTAVVVLIKDNMLYCANVGDSRAVASVRGTAESLSYDHKPNNKEELERITAGGGWVQLNRVNGNLALSRAFGDYIFKKNLRLSPRDQIVTAYPDVQVRQLTDDWEFIVIACDGIWEVVTNEEVVQFCRVRLLSGWEPAAVCEALMQRCLAPNCLTGGLGCDNMTVVIVCIAPFPTPDMLMSLPAEQMLNDKFMTNMDDLLYVEDEEEDLK from the exons ATGGGTCAGACTTTATCAGAGCCAGTGACCGAGAAGCAATCATCGACATGCCAGGACTCCCGCTACCTCGTTGGGTCCTCGTGTATGCAAGGATGGAGGGTGTCCATGGATGACTCTCACACTCACATTCTTTCACTACCCGATGACCCTGGCACTGCCTTCTTTGCCGTCTACGATGGACACGGAG gAGCAAATATTGCCGAATATGCTGGCaaacatttacacaaatttatAACCGCAAGGCCGGAATACCATTTAGGAAATATAGAAGAGGCTATGAAACAG GGATTCTTGGACCTCGACCAGGCAATGTTAGAAGGGAATATGCAAGACAAAGTCGCGGGCAGTACAGCTGTGGTGGTGTTGATAAAGGATAACATGCTGTATTGTGCTAATGTGGGGGACTCCAGGGCGGTCGCTAGTGTCAGAGGGACT GCGGAATCGTTATCATACGACCACAAGCCGAATAACAAAGAGGAGTTGGAGAGGATCACAGCCGGTGGTGGATGGGTTCAGCTAAACCGGGTCAACGGAAACTTGGCCCTCTCGAGGGCGTTTGGTGATTATATATTCAAGAAGAATTTAAGACTATCTCCAAGGGACCAGATTGTCACCG CATATCCTGATGTTCAAGTGCGGCAGCTGACTGATGATTGGGAATTTATAGTGATCGCCTGCGACGGCATCTGGGAGGTTGTGACTAACGAG GAAGTGGTACAGTTCTGCCGCGTTCGATTACTGAGTGGATGGGAGCCGGCTGCGGTCTGCGAGGCCCTGATGCAGCGCTGCCTCGCTCCGAATTGCCTCACCGGTGGTCTGGGCTGCGACAATATGACGGTGGTGATTGTGTGCATTGCGCCTTTCCCCACGCCCGATATGTTG ATGTCTTTGCCCGCTGAACAAATGCTGAATGATAAATTTATGACCAATATGGACGATCTGCTGTACGTAGAAGATGAAGAGGAAGACCTAAAGTGA
- the LOC126978171 gene encoding probable protein phosphatase 2C T23F11.1 isoform X3, whose product MFGGARLIRVMGQTLSEPVTEKQSSTCQDSRYLVGSSCMQGWRVSMDDSHTHILSLPDDPGTAFFAVYDGHGGANIAEYAGKHLHKFITARPEYHLGNIEEAMKQGFLDLDQAMLEGNMQDKVAGSTAVVVLIKDNMLYCANVGDSRAVASVRGTAESLSYDHKPNNKEELERITAGGGWVQLNRVNGNLALSRAFGDYIFKKNLRLSPRDQIVTAYPDVQVRQLTDDWEFIVIACDGIWEVVTNEEVVQFCRVRLLSGWEPAAVCEALMQRCLAPNCLTGGLGCDNMTVVIVCIAPFPTPDMLTRYLDRQTPMKYWPLQSRRFS is encoded by the exons ATGTTTGGCGGGGCGCGACTCATAAG AGTAATGGGTCAGACTTTATCAGAGCCAGTGACCGAGAAGCAATCATCGACATGCCAGGACTCCCGCTACCTCGTTGGGTCCTCGTGTATGCAAGGATGGAGGGTGTCCATGGATGACTCTCACACTCACATTCTTTCACTACCCGATGACCCTGGCACTGCCTTCTTTGCCGTCTACGATGGACACGGAG gAGCAAATATTGCCGAATATGCTGGCaaacatttacacaaatttatAACCGCAAGGCCGGAATACCATTTAGGAAATATAGAAGAGGCTATGAAACAG GGATTCTTGGACCTCGACCAGGCAATGTTAGAAGGGAATATGCAAGACAAAGTCGCGGGCAGTACAGCTGTGGTGGTGTTGATAAAGGATAACATGCTGTATTGTGCTAATGTGGGGGACTCCAGGGCGGTCGCTAGTGTCAGAGGGACT GCGGAATCGTTATCATACGACCACAAGCCGAATAACAAAGAGGAGTTGGAGAGGATCACAGCCGGTGGTGGATGGGTTCAGCTAAACCGGGTCAACGGAAACTTGGCCCTCTCGAGGGCGTTTGGTGATTATATATTCAAGAAGAATTTAAGACTATCTCCAAGGGACCAGATTGTCACCG CATATCCTGATGTTCAAGTGCGGCAGCTGACTGATGATTGGGAATTTATAGTGATCGCCTGCGACGGCATCTGGGAGGTTGTGACTAACGAG GAAGTGGTACAGTTCTGCCGCGTTCGATTACTGAGTGGATGGGAGCCGGCTGCGGTCTGCGAGGCCCTGATGCAGCGCTGCCTCGCTCCGAATTGCCTCACCGGTGGTCTGGGCTGCGACAATATGACGGTGGTGATTGTGTGCATTGCGCCTTTCCCCACGCCCGATATGTTG ACTCGCTACCTTGATCGGCAAACTCCTATGAAATATTGGCCTCTGCAATCACGACGATTTTCTTAg